Proteins co-encoded in one Astyanax mexicanus isolate ESR-SI-001 chromosome 1, AstMex3_surface, whole genome shotgun sequence genomic window:
- the LOC107197330 gene encoding mannose-P-dolichol utilization defect 1 protein isoform X2 translates to MVLGKVLAMWSLVSLLAPVPQVWRLVRSGSSEGLSLVSALLDLLAVSAHVAFCVHHGFPIGAWGESVCVLVLLALVMFLIQHYRGNSLTGGVSVVVYAVFLYLLASPLTPQVLISESEEWSVLIVITSRLIQVGCNYSNGSTGQLSGVCVFLQFMGSLGRVFGSIQDSGHSLRSQAVVLASCGSAVLLLQVLLFRNRRPVGEERERGRDGERERKKEE, encoded by the exons ATGGTTCTAGGTAAGGTTCTAGCTATGTGGAGCCTCGTCTCACTACTGG cTCCGGTTCCTCAGGTATGGAGGCTGGTCCGGTCCGGTAGTTCTGAGGGTCTCAGTCTGGTGTCGGCGCTGTTGGACCTGCTGGCCGTTTCTGCTCATGTGGCGTTCTGCGTTCACCACGGCTTCCCCATCGG ggcgtggggagagagtgtgtgtgtgctggtgcttCTCGCCCTCGTGATGTTCCTCATCCAGCACTACAGAGGAAACAGCCTCACAG gtggtgtATCCGTGGTGGTGTATGCGGTGTTCCTGTACCTGTTGGCGTCTCCTCTCACTCCTCAGGTGTTGATTAGTGAGTCTGAGGAGTGGAGTGTGCTGATCGTCATCACGAGTCGG ctgattCAGGTGGGCTGTAATTACAGTAATGGATCTACAGGGCAGTTGTCGGGGgtgtgtgtgttcctgcagtTCATGGGTTCTTTGGGACGAGTGTTTGGATCCATACAG GACTCGGGTCACTCTCTCCGTTCTCAGGCCGTGGTTCTGGCGTCCTGTGGTTCCGCGGTGCTCCTGCTGCAGGTCCTGCTGTTCCGGAACCGCCGGCCGGTGGgcgaagagagggagagagggagggatggagagagggagagaaagaaggaggaatag
- the LOC125804890 gene encoding transmembrane 4 L6 family member 4-like has translation MCVSIIFAIIGVIGAIFSFAVAIVGLIRGLDCKHLNLQKREECTNLENMAEFNVTLFSILLVTSILQFFLCGAQMINGLLGCLCGTCTQERPIMPVPIAAPAASTGQIVVVTTRI, from the exons ATGTGCGTGTCCATCATCTTCGCCATTATCGGTGTTATTGGCGCCATCTTCAGTTTTGCAGTGGCGATTGTTGGTCTAATCAGAGGACTTGATTGCAAACATTTGAACTTACAAAA ACGGGAAGAATGCACAAACCTGGAGAACATGGCGGAGTTTAACGTGACTCTGTTCTCCATTCTGCTGGTTACCAGCATCCTGCAGTTCTTCCTGTGCGGCGCCCAGATGATCAACGGTCTGCTCGGCTGCCTCTGCGGAACCTGCACCCAAGAGCGG CCGATTATGCCCGTCCCCATCGCAGCACCAGCGGCCTCTACTGGACAGATCGTGGTAGTGACTACCAGGATATAG
- the LOC107197330 gene encoding mannose-P-dolichol utilization defect 1 protein isoform X1, with protein sequence MEEFEEEQISPLKSFILTYLLPEKCYQLFFHQLHLTHGPCVRMVLGKVLAMWSLVSLLAPVPQVWRLVRSGSSEGLSLVSALLDLLAVSAHVAFCVHHGFPIGAWGESVCVLVLLALVMFLIQHYRGNSLTGGVSVVVYAVFLYLLASPLTPQVLISESEEWSVLIVITSRLIQVGCNYSNGSTGQLSGVCVFLQFMGSLGRVFGSIQDSGHSLRSQAVVLASCGSAVLLLQVLLFRNRRPVGEERERGRDGERERKKEE encoded by the exons ATGGAGGAGTTTGAGGAAGAGCAGATTTCTCCTCTAAAGAgttttattttaacttatttacTCCCAGAGAAATGCTACCAGCTCTTCTTCCACCAGCTGCACCTCACTCACG GTCCGTGTGTGAGGATGGTTCTAGGTAAGGTTCTAGCTATGTGGAGCCTCGTCTCACTACTGG cTCCGGTTCCTCAGGTATGGAGGCTGGTCCGGTCCGGTAGTTCTGAGGGTCTCAGTCTGGTGTCGGCGCTGTTGGACCTGCTGGCCGTTTCTGCTCATGTGGCGTTCTGCGTTCACCACGGCTTCCCCATCGG ggcgtggggagagagtgtgtgtgtgctggtgcttCTCGCCCTCGTGATGTTCCTCATCCAGCACTACAGAGGAAACAGCCTCACAG gtggtgtATCCGTGGTGGTGTATGCGGTGTTCCTGTACCTGTTGGCGTCTCCTCTCACTCCTCAGGTGTTGATTAGTGAGTCTGAGGAGTGGAGTGTGCTGATCGTCATCACGAGTCGG ctgattCAGGTGGGCTGTAATTACAGTAATGGATCTACAGGGCAGTTGTCGGGGgtgtgtgtgttcctgcagtTCATGGGTTCTTTGGGACGAGTGTTTGGATCCATACAG GACTCGGGTCACTCTCTCCGTTCTCAGGCCGTGGTTCTGGCGTCCTGTGGTTCCGCGGTGCTCCTGCTGCAGGTCCTGCTGTTCCGGAACCGCCGGCCGGTGGgcgaagagagggagagagggagggatggagagagggagagaaagaaggaggaatag